Proteins from a single region of Flavobacterium sp. K5-23:
- the def gene encoding peptide deformylase has product MILPIIGYGDPVLRKVGEVLSPEHPNLKETIANMYDTMYNACGVGLAAPQVGMAIRLFIVDTTPFSEDEDLEDDEQKELKGFKRTFINPKMLKEDGEEWVFNEGCLSIPDVREDVTRNERITIEYCEEDFVVKTEVFDGLIARVIQHEYDHIEGILFTDKISSLKKRLIQKKLKNILEGKTFQDYRMKFFAKKGR; this is encoded by the coding sequence ATGATATTACCAATTATAGGTTATGGCGATCCAGTTTTAAGAAAAGTAGGGGAAGTTCTTTCACCAGAACATCCAAACTTAAAGGAAACAATTGCAAATATGTATGATACAATGTATAATGCTTGTGGAGTAGGATTGGCTGCGCCTCAGGTAGGGATGGCTATTCGCTTGTTTATAGTGGATACCACTCCGTTTAGTGAGGATGAAGATTTAGAAGATGATGAACAAAAAGAATTGAAAGGTTTTAAAAGAACTTTTATCAATCCTAAAATGTTGAAAGAAGACGGTGAAGAATGGGTGTTTAACGAAGGTTGTTTGAGTATTCCTGATGTTCGCGAAGATGTTACAAGAAACGAGAGAATTACTATCGAATACTGTGAAGAAGATTTTGTTGTAAAAACAGAAGTTTTTGACGGACTGATAGCCAGAGTTATCCAGCACGAGTACGATCATATCGAAGGAATTTTATTTACAGATAAAATATCGTCTCTTAAAAAGCGTTTGATTCAAAAGAAATTAAAAAACATCTTAGAAGGTAAAACTTTCCAAGATTACAGAATGAAATTTTTCGCTAAGAAAGGGAGGTAA
- a CDS encoding FUSC family membrane protein: MISKIQKFTESTHFTNALKVTIATVIPVLLFTFLGYFQIGFTIALGAFFTYPSDVPSNLKQKINGLLVSAFIVSATNLVLNIAYPFSGIFYPFLALLIFLLSMISVYGQRATMISFSALLSISLAFAHLNEGWEILHYSALLLAGGLFYIIISLLFYYIRPYRYVELQIAECIRLTSDYLELRADLWTNTADKKTIIEKQLSLQVQLNIIQENIREVLIGNQINSGSSIQNRKLLLVFISLVEILELALATSFDHDKLHQKFNNNPKVLTIYQNLAYNLAIPLKQLADSIENIQKYKSSHHLANDLNTLQTAIIDYETDLGITSDSESGYMLTTMLQYAEKQIEKIKIVERTFSSTISSVDFKGKDKDLEKFLTPLHYPLSAFTGNLSFSSSVFRHSLRITITILCGFIIGQFVPFQNVYWILLTIVVILKPGYGLTKQRSFERIFGTVIGGLIAFGLLVLINNIILVSVFAVLAMVLGLTFSQSNYKIGVIFVTINVIFIYGIQTPNIADVVQYRILDTLTGAALAFLANYFLWPSWELLNIPKYLEKAITANRNYIKEISIYYNKKGELPLAYRLARKQAFIEVGNLMASFQRMMQEPKSKQIKQTQVYKLTVLNHTLLSSAASLGTYIQSHKTTKASEAFNVVVDGVIKNLDDAISILKNRNIKPQENNHNTELQKRFTELKNIREKELKSGNPVDEEAFQLKMQEAQLVNEQLIWLTNLSRNIEKNTELMMKS, encoded by the coding sequence ATGATTTCAAAAATTCAAAAATTCACTGAAAGCACCCATTTCACTAATGCCTTAAAAGTTACTATTGCGACTGTAATTCCAGTATTGTTATTTACTTTTTTGGGTTATTTCCAAATAGGCTTTACAATTGCATTAGGTGCCTTTTTCACGTATCCAAGTGATGTTCCAAGTAATTTAAAACAAAAAATAAATGGATTACTAGTCTCTGCATTTATAGTATCAGCTACTAATTTAGTATTAAACATAGCTTATCCATTCTCAGGAATTTTTTACCCTTTTTTAGCTTTATTGATATTCTTACTGTCTATGATATCGGTTTATGGACAAAGAGCAACTATGATTTCATTTTCGGCTTTACTTTCCATTTCTCTGGCATTTGCCCATTTAAATGAAGGTTGGGAAATACTGCATTATTCAGCATTACTGCTCGCAGGAGGTTTATTCTACATAATCATTTCATTACTGTTTTATTACATCAGACCTTATCGTTATGTCGAATTACAAATTGCCGAATGCATTAGACTCACTTCTGATTATCTAGAACTAAGAGCTGATTTATGGACAAATACTGCAGACAAAAAGACAATTATTGAAAAACAATTGAGCCTTCAAGTTCAATTGAATATCATTCAAGAAAACATAAGAGAAGTTCTTATAGGAAACCAAATAAATTCAGGTTCTTCTATCCAAAACCGAAAATTACTCCTCGTTTTCATCTCTTTAGTGGAAATTCTTGAATTAGCATTAGCAACTTCATTTGATCACGACAAACTCCATCAAAAATTCAATAACAATCCCAAAGTATTAACCATTTATCAAAACTTGGCATACAATCTGGCAATCCCTTTAAAACAACTTGCAGATAGTATTGAAAACATACAAAAATATAAGTCTAGTCATCATTTAGCTAATGATTTAAATACACTTCAAACGGCAATTATCGATTACGAAACAGATCTAGGCATAACTTCTGATTCAGAAAGTGGATATATGCTTACCACAATGTTACAGTATGCCGAAAAACAAATAGAAAAAATTAAGATTGTTGAGCGTACATTCAGTTCAACGATCAGTTCAGTTGATTTTAAAGGGAAAGATAAAGATTTAGAAAAATTCCTTACTCCGCTACATTATCCGTTGAGTGCTTTTACTGGAAATCTTAGTTTTTCCTCGTCAGTATTCAGGCATTCTCTTCGAATAACCATTACTATTTTATGTGGTTTTATAATTGGTCAATTTGTTCCTTTCCAAAACGTATATTGGATACTATTAACTATTGTAGTTATATTGAAACCAGGATATGGCTTGACAAAACAACGCTCATTTGAACGTATATTCGGGACTGTAATAGGCGGCTTGATTGCTTTTGGATTGTTGGTTTTAATAAATAACATAATCCTCGTTAGTGTTTTTGCAGTATTGGCTATGGTCTTAGGTTTAACGTTTTCACAATCAAACTATAAAATAGGAGTTATTTTTGTTACCATCAATGTCATTTTTATATACGGAATTCAAACCCCTAATATTGCTGATGTTGTACAATATAGAATCTTAGACACATTAACCGGAGCTGCATTGGCCTTTTTAGCCAATTACTTTTTATGGCCTAGCTGGGAGCTGTTGAATATCCCTAAATATTTAGAAAAAGCGATTACAGCAAACAGAAATTACATAAAAGAGATTTCTATTTATTACAATAAAAAAGGCGAACTTCCTTTAGCGTATCGATTGGCAAGAAAACAAGCTTTTATTGAAGTTGGTAATCTAATGGCTTCCTTTCAGAGAATGATGCAAGAACCTAAATCTAAGCAAATTAAACAAACACAGGTTTATAAATTGACAGTTCTAAACCATACGTTACTTTCTTCGGCAGCTTCTTTAGGTACATATATACAATCTCACAAAACCACAAAAGCTTCAGAAGCTTTTAATGTAGTAGTCGATGGAGTAATAAAAAACTTAGACGATGCAATTTCTATTTTAAAGAATAGAAATATCAAACCTCAGGAAAACAATCACAATACAGAATTACAAAAAAGGTTTACTGAATTAAAAAATATCCGAGAAAAAGAATTAAAATCAGGGAATCCAGTAGATGAAGAAGCGTTTCAATTAAAAATGCAGGAAGCGCAATTAGTAAATGAACAATTAATCTGGCTGACTAATTTATCTCGTAATATTGAAAAAAACACGGAATTAATGATGAAGTCATAA
- a CDS encoding malate:quinone oxidoreductase, translated as MTDTTIRTNTDVVLIGAGIMSATLGVLLKELQPDIKIEIYERLDIAAAESSDAWNNAGTGHSAFCELNYTPESQDGSIDPKKAISIAESFEVSRQFWSYLVQNNCAPSPENFIKSIPHLSFVWGDKNVEYLKKRFDVLSQNPLFKDMAFSTDVEQLKKWMPLVMEGRKDTDKVAATTMDMGTDVNFGELTRRMFDYLSQQDGVTIHYNHEVRKLKQLKDKSWRIKIKDLASDQKRKVYTKFVFIGAGGGSLPLLEKADIPEGKGFGGFPVSGQWLKCINPEVIAKHQAKVYGKASVGAPPMSVPHIDSRMIDGEKALLFGPFAGFSTRFLKNGSYSDLPFSIKKDNIIPMIAAGIKNIPLTKYLIEQVRQSPKDRMNALKEYVPSARSKDWVIERAGQRVQVIKKDEKEGGILEFGTEVINSADGSLAVLLGASPGASTAVSIMVDLLGRCFKDKLETPEWQEKLKVMIPSYGQTLNDNPDLLEEIRKNTSSVLKLNA; from the coding sequence ATGACTGACACAACAATTCGTACCAATACTGATGTAGTTCTTATAGGAGCTGGAATAATGAGTGCCACACTTGGGGTACTATTAAAAGAATTACAACCAGACATAAAAATAGAGATTTACGAAAGACTTGATATAGCTGCAGCCGAAAGTTCTGATGCCTGGAATAATGCAGGTACTGGTCATTCCGCTTTTTGTGAATTGAACTACACTCCAGAAAGTCAAGACGGAAGTATAGATCCTAAAAAAGCAATTAGTATTGCAGAATCTTTTGAGGTTTCAAGACAATTTTGGTCTTATTTAGTTCAGAATAATTGCGCCCCATCACCTGAAAATTTCATTAAAAGCATTCCTCACCTTAGTTTTGTTTGGGGAGATAAAAATGTCGAATATTTAAAGAAACGTTTTGATGTTTTAAGTCAAAATCCACTTTTTAAAGATATGGCTTTCAGTACTGATGTTGAACAACTGAAAAAATGGATGCCTCTAGTTATGGAAGGTAGAAAAGATACTGATAAAGTGGCGGCTACCACAATGGATATGGGTACTGATGTAAACTTTGGAGAATTAACCAGAAGGATGTTTGACTATTTGTCTCAGCAGGACGGAGTGACGATTCATTACAATCATGAAGTTCGTAAGTTGAAACAATTAAAAGATAAATCCTGGAGAATAAAAATCAAAGATTTAGCTTCTGATCAAAAGAGAAAAGTATATACTAAATTTGTTTTTATAGGTGCTGGTGGAGGTTCTTTGCCATTATTAGAAAAAGCAGATATTCCGGAAGGAAAAGGCTTTGGGGGTTTTCCCGTTAGTGGGCAATGGTTAAAATGTATTAACCCTGAAGTTATTGCTAAACACCAAGCTAAAGTATACGGTAAGGCTAGTGTAGGCGCTCCTCCTATGTCTGTTCCACATATCGATTCAAGAATGATTGATGGAGAAAAAGCATTGCTTTTTGGTCCTTTTGCTGGATTTTCCACTCGTTTTTTGAAAAATGGTTCTTATTCTGATTTGCCTTTTTCAATTAAAAAAGACAATATTATTCCAATGATTGCTGCAGGAATTAAAAACATTCCGCTTACTAAATATCTTATTGAACAAGTTCGCCAATCTCCAAAAGACAGAATGAATGCTCTTAAGGAATACGTGCCAAGTGCAAGATCGAAAGACTGGGTTATCGAAAGAGCTGGACAACGCGTGCAGGTAATTAAGAAAGATGAAAAAGAAGGAGGGATTCTTGAATTTGGTACTGAGGTAATTAATTCTGCTGATGGTTCATTAGCAGTATTACTTGGCGCATCTCCTGGAGCTTCTACGGCTGTATCTATTATGGTTGACTTGTTAGGAAGATGCTTTAAAGACAAGTTAGAAACACCAGAATGGCAAGAAAAACTTAAAGTGATGATTCCTTCTTATGGACAGACTTTAAATGATAATCCAGATCTTCTAGAAGAAATAAGAAAAAACACTTCTTCAGTTTTAAAACTGAATGCATAA
- the ruvX gene encoding Holliday junction resolvase RuvX: MPRILAIDYGQKRTGIAVTDEMQIIASGLTTIPSATAIAFLKDYFAKEKVEAVIIGDPKQMNGQPSESASIIKGFVTHFTNHFPDMKVVRVDERFTSKMAFQTMIDSGLNKKQRQNKALIDEISATIMLQDYLNRKQF; this comes from the coding sequence ATGCCAAGAATTCTAGCTATTGACTACGGACAAAAACGAACAGGTATTGCTGTTACTGATGAAATGCAAATAATAGCTTCAGGATTGACTACAATTCCAAGCGCAACTGCCATTGCTTTTTTAAAAGATTATTTCGCTAAGGAAAAAGTAGAAGCGGTAATTATAGGTGATCCTAAACAAATGAACGGACAACCTTCGGAAAGCGCTTCGATTATTAAAGGATTTGTAACTCATTTTACAAATCATTTTCCGGATATGAAAGTGGTTCGTGTGGATGAACGTTTTACCTCAAAAATGGCTTTTCAAACAATGATCGATAGTGGTTTGAATAAAAAACAACGTCAAAACAAAGCGCTTATTGACGAAATTTCAGCAACAATAATGCTTCAGGATTATTTGAATCGAAAGCAATTTTAA
- a CDS encoding acyltransferase family protein: protein MNSNFSYRPDIDGIRALAVILVILFHAGISFTPGGYIGVDVFFVLSGFLISLSIDKEMSNNSFSFKQFYLRRIRRIIPVLIFVMLIVTIPAYIFLFADNLESYGRTLIHTFLSTNNFHLWLNSGNYFAENSDSIPLLHTWSLSVEEQYYMLWPLLLLFLHKKFSLEKRLVIIFIFLISGIFLSIYLTNINPKAAYFLLPARIFELTIGACLAMFWNKTPVLSKTQNSLISIVGLALIIAPAVLLSKSSIFPGLNAFWPCLGTALIIFTGKEIRNQGIVNKLLQNKILVFIGLLSYSMYLWHWPLFVFIKYLGINLEGSVRIISLLSIIGLSYFSWRFIEQPFRIKYKYNFKKTVLILVVPSFIAILLIYVFLDAKDGYPERFPNLSEFTQKTNFPNIVRKKCFNKYKIGNCEECFLGIKKDSLDGMLIGDSFANHTGAFLDVLAKDAGMYIHDSAASGYPLLNNLNNDGTPEFPSEYADNRLKFATKYKNIFIAANWNELSNPNSNNYKSILNTVGYLIKSGKKIIIFDSPRSTSEMDLHKLKLLKSGLPIFFSQKIFTIPFTPRPYNYIVYEMKRKFPSILIIDINDVLCKSGNCDVEIDNMILYRDPTHLNTSGGKLIGEKYLKLKGNPLKNL, encoded by the coding sequence TTGAATTCAAACTTTTCTTATCGTCCAGATATAGATGGAATACGAGCTTTGGCTGTTATACTTGTTATATTATTTCACGCAGGCATTTCTTTTACACCTGGAGGATACATTGGAGTTGATGTGTTTTTTGTTCTTTCTGGTTTTTTGATTTCTTTGAGCATTGATAAAGAGATGAGTAACAACTCTTTTTCTTTCAAACAATTCTATTTAAGACGCATTAGAAGGATAATTCCAGTTCTTATTTTTGTAATGTTAATTGTAACCATTCCTGCTTATATATTTTTATTTGCCGATAATTTAGAGTCATATGGAAGAACATTAATCCATACGTTTTTATCAACCAATAATTTCCATTTATGGTTGAATAGCGGAAATTATTTTGCGGAGAATTCAGACTCAATTCCTTTATTACATACTTGGTCTTTATCCGTTGAGGAACAATATTATATGTTATGGCCATTACTATTATTATTTTTACATAAAAAATTTAGTTTAGAAAAAAGACTTGTCATTATTTTTATTTTTCTGATTTCCGGTATTTTTCTTTCTATTTATTTAACAAACATTAATCCAAAAGCGGCTTACTTTTTATTACCAGCACGCATATTTGAACTTACAATTGGTGCTTGTTTAGCAATGTTTTGGAATAAAACACCTGTTTTATCCAAAACTCAAAATAGTCTGATCTCGATTGTAGGATTAGCATTAATTATAGCACCAGCTGTATTACTTTCTAAATCAAGCATATTCCCAGGATTAAACGCATTTTGGCCTTGTCTAGGAACAGCTTTGATAATTTTTACAGGAAAAGAAATCCGTAATCAAGGCATTGTAAACAAATTGCTTCAGAATAAAATTTTGGTTTTCATCGGTTTACTATCTTATTCGATGTATTTATGGCATTGGCCCTTATTTGTATTTATCAAATATTTGGGAATCAATTTAGAGGGATCGGTTAGAATTATATCATTGCTGTCAATTATCGGTTTGTCTTATTTTTCATGGCGCTTTATTGAGCAACCCTTCAGAATTAAATACAAATACAACTTTAAAAAAACAGTTCTGATTTTAGTAGTACCCTCTTTTATAGCAATATTATTAATATATGTATTTTTAGATGCTAAAGATGGATATCCTGAACGATTTCCTAATCTATCAGAGTTTACGCAAAAAACAAATTTCCCAAACATTGTAAGAAAAAAATGCTTTAACAAATATAAGATAGGAAATTGTGAAGAATGTTTCTTAGGAATAAAAAAAGACAGTTTAGACGGTATGTTAATAGGTGATTCATTTGCAAATCATACTGGGGCTTTTTTAGATGTTTTAGCTAAAGATGCTGGAATGTACATTCACGATAGTGCAGCATCTGGCTACCCCCTTTTAAATAATTTAAATAACGATGGTACTCCAGAATTCCCTTCAGAATATGCTGACAATAGACTGAAATTTGCAACAAAATATAAAAATATTTTTATTGCGGCAAATTGGAATGAACTATCAAATCCTAATAGTAATAATTATAAATCAATATTAAATACAGTAGGGTATTTGATTAAATCTGGAAAAAAAATAATTATATTTGATAGTCCAAGATCAACATCTGAAATGGATTTACATAAATTAAAATTATTGAAATCTGGATTACCTATTTTCTTTTCGCAAAAAATATTTACTATTCCATTTACACCAAGACCCTATAATTACATTGTTTATGAAATGAAAAGAAAGTTTCCTTCAATACTGATAATAGATATAAATGATGTTTTATGCAAAAGTGGTAATTGTGATGTAGAAATAGACAATATGATACTGTACAGAGACCCTACCCATTTAAACACTAGTGGAGGTAAATTGATTGGAGAAAAATACCTGAAATTAAAAGGGAATCCTTTAAAAAACTTATAA
- a CDS encoding 2,3,4,5-tetrahydropyridine-2,6-dicarboxylate N-succinyltransferase, giving the protein MNPLQTIIEQAWENRALLQEETTTTAIREVIELLDTGKLRVAEPKGDAWQVNEWVKKAVVMYFPIQKMETWESGIFEYHDKMLLKRGFAEKGIRVVPNAVARYGAYISSGVILMPSYVNIGAYVDEGTMVDTWATVGSCAQIGKNVHLSGGVGIGGVLEPLQAAPVIIEDGAFIGSRCIVVEGVHVGKEAVLGANVCLTASTKIIDVTGDSPVEMKGYVPARSVVIPGSYTKKFAAGEFQVPCALIIGTRKPSTDLKTSLNNALREYDVAV; this is encoded by the coding sequence ATGAATCCATTACAAACAATAATAGAACAAGCATGGGAAAACCGAGCTTTGTTACAAGAAGAAACGACAACAACTGCTATTAGAGAAGTTATTGAATTATTAGACACTGGAAAATTACGTGTAGCTGAACCAAAAGGAGATGCTTGGCAGGTAAACGAATGGGTTAAGAAAGCTGTCGTTATGTATTTCCCTATTCAAAAAATGGAAACTTGGGAATCTGGAATTTTTGAGTACCATGACAAAATGCTTCTTAAAAGAGGATTTGCTGAAAAAGGAATTCGTGTAGTTCCTAATGCTGTTGCCCGTTATGGTGCATATATTTCAAGCGGTGTTATCTTAATGCCAAGTTATGTAAACATTGGAGCTTATGTTGATGAAGGAACAATGGTAGATACTTGGGCAACTGTAGGTAGTTGTGCTCAAATAGGTAAAAACGTTCACTTAAGTGGTGGTGTTGGTATTGGAGGGGTTCTAGAACCTTTGCAAGCAGCTCCAGTAATCATTGAAGATGGTGCTTTTATAGGATCTCGTTGTATCGTTGTTGAAGGTGTTCACGTAGGTAAAGAAGCTGTTCTAGGCGCTAACGTATGTTTGACTGCGTCTACTAAAATCATTGACGTTACAGGTGATTCTCCGGTGGAGATGAAAGGATATGTTCCAGCTCGTTCTGTAGTAATTCCTGGTAGCTATACCAAAAAATTTGCCGCTGGGGAATTTCAAGTTCCTTGTGCGTTAATTATTGGAACTCGTAAACCATCTACTGATTTAAAAACATCATTAAATAACGCTTTACGCGAATATGATGTAGCTGTATAA
- a CDS encoding lipopolysaccharide kinase InaA family protein: MKIILHPKYEHQKEAILQLVEGFFTKGELIVQGSRNTIKSNVLGDEKVNIKFFAKPGPLKSVIYSFFRSTKAKRSFEYANYLLNHKIATPFPIAYVESRSSVNLLGESYYICEQIDYDFTIRELIHQPLFPERNVVLEQFAHFTYNMHEARINFLDHSPGNTLVVKKEPGIYDFYLIDLNRMKFEDMSIEDRMDNFKKMWLSKTMVKVIAKAYSKLSNYPEEQLHTLLLKKTSSFKRKITKKKYLKRKLGKK; the protein is encoded by the coding sequence GTGAAAATAATACTTCATCCAAAATACGAACATCAGAAAGAGGCTATTTTACAGTTAGTTGAAGGCTTTTTTACTAAAGGAGAGCTTATCGTGCAAGGATCCCGAAATACAATTAAGTCAAACGTTTTAGGAGATGAAAAGGTAAACATCAAATTTTTCGCAAAACCAGGTCCTTTAAAATCGGTTATTTATTCTTTTTTTAGAAGTACTAAGGCAAAGCGCTCCTTTGAGTATGCTAATTACTTATTGAATCATAAAATTGCCACTCCATTTCCTATCGCTTATGTTGAATCGCGTAGTAGTGTTAACCTATTGGGAGAAAGTTATTATATCTGTGAGCAAATTGACTATGATTTTACCATTAGAGAATTAATTCACCAGCCTTTATTTCCGGAAAGAAATGTTGTTTTAGAGCAGTTTGCTCATTTCACCTATAATATGCATGAAGCGAGAATCAATTTTTTGGACCATTCTCCTGGTAATACATTAGTAGTAAAAAAAGAGCCAGGAATATATGACTTCTACCTTATTGATTTAAATAGAATGAAATTTGAAGATATGTCTATTGAAGACAGGATGGATAATTTTAAGAAAATGTGGTTGTCTAAAACAATGGTTAAGGTAATTGCTAAAGCCTATTCTAAGTTAAGCAATTATCCAGAGGAGCAGTTGCATACTCTTTTACTTAAAAAGACATCGTCGTTTAAAAGGAAAATCACCAAAAAGAAATACCTAAAGCGCAAGCTAGGCAAGAAGTAA
- a CDS encoding glycosyltransferase family 9 protein, with product MKKVLIIQNKRIGDVLISSVIANNFKAKHPDSEVHFMAYDFTHGVIQNNPNIDKIISINDKELKKLPVLFKLIRKIRKENYDIIFDPYSKTQSKLICKFSGAKQTIGHKSRKKLGNWGYYTNPVTISKEKTKICGKAIEDRIHLLSQAGNFEPIDYEPKIFLTDEEKKEDYLGKYADKKVIVLGVLGSTPQKSMPYEYVAEMVDYIASNYDVNILFNYAPNQKQEAQKIYEMCKNKSNIILDIYAKSIRDFIKLMSQCTVLVSNEGGTVHIAKALNKPTFTIFSPYVNKDHWASFEDGKFHHSVHLLEMKPNLFDSFTFEERKKIEKNPDELYKQLTPEMILPELDRFLKNNL from the coding sequence ATGAAGAAAGTTTTAATCATTCAGAACAAGCGTATTGGAGACGTATTAATCAGCTCAGTAATTGCTAATAATTTCAAAGCAAAACACCCCGATAGCGAAGTTCACTTTATGGCCTACGATTTCACTCATGGTGTCATTCAAAACAATCCAAATATTGACAAAATTATTTCGATAAACGACAAAGAACTAAAAAAACTTCCAGTTCTGTTTAAACTAATACGTAAAATTCGAAAAGAAAATTACGATATTATTTTCGATCCGTATTCGAAGACACAAAGTAAATTAATCTGTAAGTTCTCAGGAGCGAAACAAACCATTGGACATAAAAGTCGTAAAAAATTAGGGAATTGGGGATATTACACTAATCCGGTGACAATCTCTAAAGAAAAAACCAAAATTTGCGGCAAAGCAATTGAAGACCGAATCCATTTATTAAGCCAAGCTGGGAATTTTGAACCTATCGATTATGAGCCAAAGATATTTTTAACAGACGAAGAAAAAAAAGAAGATTATTTAGGAAAGTATGCTGACAAGAAAGTTATCGTTCTTGGAGTTTTAGGCAGTACTCCCCAAAAATCAATGCCTTATGAATATGTAGCGGAAATGGTTGATTACATAGCGTCAAATTATGATGTAAACATTCTTTTCAATTATGCTCCAAATCAAAAACAAGAAGCGCAAAAAATATACGAAATGTGTAAAAACAAGTCCAATATCATTTTGGATATTTACGCAAAAAGCATTCGAGATTTCATTAAACTAATGAGTCAATGTACTGTTTTAGTTTCGAATGAAGGAGGAACAGTGCATATAGCCAAAGCGTTAAACAAACCTACTTTTACGATCTTCTCCCCTTATGTCAACAAAGACCACTGGGCCAGTTTTGAAGACGGGAAATTTCACCACTCGGTACATTTATTGGAAATGAAACCTAATTTATTTGACAGCTTCACATTTGAAGAAAGAAAAAAAATAGAAAAAAATCCTGACGAGTTATACAAACAACTCACTCCCGAAATGATTCTACCCGAATTAGACCGTTTCCTAAAAAACAATTTATAA
- a CDS encoding glycosyltransferase family 2 protein has protein sequence MQKNISVVISTYNSPEWLKKVIWGYNTQTYRNFEMVIADDGSRQETLDLIEEMKKEVFYPIIHVWHEDKGFQKSQILNKAILACTTNYIMMSDGDCIPRPDFVEQHIKFREEGYFLSGGYHKLPMELSKNITKEDIYSDQCFDVSWLKKNGMKTSFKNNKVDAKGLLSDILNFLTPTTPSWNGHNASGWKEDILAINGFDERMQYGGQDRELGERLVNYGIKPKQIRYSTVCLHLDHPRGYATPESINKNRNIRKETKEQKKNRTDFGIVK, from the coding sequence ATGCAAAAGAATATTTCAGTTGTTATTAGTACGTACAATTCACCCGAATGGCTTAAAAAAGTAATTTGGGGATACAATACGCAAACCTATCGTAATTTCGAAATGGTTATTGCCGATGATGGTTCACGTCAGGAAACTTTGGATTTAATCGAAGAGATGAAGAAAGAAGTTTTTTATCCTATTATTCATGTGTGGCATGAGGATAAAGGATTTCAGAAATCACAGATTTTGAATAAAGCAATTTTAGCCTGCACTACAAATTACATTATGATGTCCGACGGAGATTGTATTCCTCGTCCTGATTTTGTAGAGCAGCATATAAAATTTAGAGAAGAAGGTTATTTTCTATCTGGAGGTTACCACAAATTACCAATGGAGTTGTCGAAAAATATAACCAAAGAAGATATTTATTCTGATCAGTGTTTTGATGTTTCCTGGTTGAAGAAAAACGGAATGAAAACTTCCTTTAAAAATAACAAAGTGGACGCCAAAGGATTGCTTAGCGATATTTTGAATTTTTTGACACCCACTACGCCAAGTTGGAATGGACACAATGCTTCGGGATGGAAAGAGGATATTCTTGCCATCAATGGTTTTGATGAAAGAATGCAATATGGAGGTCAGGATAGAGAACTTGGAGAACGACTAGTTAATTATGGTATTAAACCCAAACAAATACGATATAGCACCGTTTGTTTGCATTTAGATCATCCTCGTGGTTATGCCACTCCGGAATCAATCAATAAAAATAGAAACATCCGAAAAGAAACTAAGGAACAAAAGAAAAACCGAACTGATTTTGGGATCGTTAAATAA